The Carnobacterium mobile DSM 4848 genome includes a window with the following:
- the rplU gene encoding 50S ribosomal protein L21, with product MYAIIKTGGKQIKVEVGQAVYIEKLNVEAGETVTFDEVILVGGEETKVGAPTIAGAVVEGTVEKHGRQKKVTTFTYKRRKDSHRKQGHRQPYTKVMINAINL from the coding sequence ATGTACGCAATTATTAAAACAGGTGGAAAACAAATTAAAGTTGAAGTTGGCCAAGCAGTTTATATTGAAAAATTAAACGTTGAAGCTGGTGAAACTGTCACTTTTGATGAAGTTATCTTAGTAGGTGGCGAAGAAACAAAAGTTGGAGCTCCAACTATTGCCGGAGCTGTTGTTGAAGGTACTGTAGAAAAGCATGGTCGTCAAAAGAAAGTTACGACTTTTACTTACAAACGCAGAAAAGACTCTCATCGCAAACAAGGACATCGTCAACCATATACAAAAGTAATGATCAATGCAATCAACTTGTAA
- the minD gene encoding septum site-determining protein MinD: MGTAIVITSGKGGVGKTTSTANIGTALALQGKRVCLIDMDIGLRNLDVILGLENRIIYDIIDVVEGRAKLHQAIIKDKRFNDNLYLLPAAQNADKNDVNGDQMIEIVNELKEDYDFILIDCPAGIEQGFQNSIAAADEAILVTTPEISAIRDADRIIGLLEQTELEPPRLIINRIRKRMMQDGEVLDVDEITRHLSVDLLGIIFDDDDVVRSSNKGDPIVLDPKNPASQGYRNVARRILGETVPLMSLKKEKESFWKKIFGKRN, from the coding sequence ATGGGTACAGCAATAGTCATTACTTCTGGAAAAGGCGGCGTAGGAAAAACTACGTCTACTGCAAATATTGGAACAGCACTCGCTTTGCAAGGCAAACGGGTCTGCTTAATTGATATGGATATAGGACTAAGAAACTTAGATGTTATTTTAGGGTTAGAAAACCGCATTATTTACGATATTATTGACGTGGTTGAAGGCCGAGCAAAACTACATCAAGCCATTATTAAAGATAAACGATTTAATGATAATTTGTATTTATTACCAGCAGCACAAAATGCTGATAAAAATGATGTGAATGGCGATCAAATGATTGAAATTGTAAATGAGTTAAAAGAAGATTACGATTTTATTTTAATTGATTGTCCAGCAGGAATCGAACAAGGGTTTCAAAACTCTATTGCAGCAGCAGATGAAGCAATCCTGGTAACGACTCCGGAAATATCTGCTATTCGCGATGCTGATCGGATCATCGGATTATTAGAGCAGACAGAATTAGAACCACCTCGCCTGATTATTAATCGTATTCGTAAACGGATGATGCAAGATGGGGAAGTTTTAGATGTCGATGAAATCACACGACACTTATCTGTAGACTTATTAGGCATTATTTTTGATGATGATGACGTTGTTCGTTCATCTAATAAAGGGGATCCGATTGTTTTAGACCCTAAAAACCCGGCATCCCAGGGTTACCGTAATGTGGCACGACGCATCTTAGGTGAAACCGTTCCGCTGATGTCCCTAAAAAAAGAAAAAGAAAGTTTTTGGAAGAAAATATTTGGCAAACGAAATTAA
- a CDS encoding septum site-determining protein MinC, giving the protein MKQSVSLKGNKDGFMLTLDESASFTTIIEELEQLLEHLKTEAKKTDAEEEKKEIHLEISTGNRLLSDEEKKEITEKIKNNSQFEIKKINSAVITYENALAWQQAVSLQMEIQTIRSGQVLQAPGDILFVGKVHPGGVIRANGNIFIIGELHGIAHAGFEGDATAVVVADFHTNAQVRIADNIQIIENQSADKEQIKKNEFAYINDLHILDFESLDQLRKMRPNLGKVTGGLKSWVQQ; this is encoded by the coding sequence GTGAAACAGAGTGTGTCATTAAAAGGAAACAAAGATGGTTTTATGTTAACTTTAGATGAATCGGCTTCTTTTACTACGATCATTGAAGAATTAGAGCAATTATTGGAACATCTTAAAACTGAAGCCAAAAAAACAGATGCAGAAGAAGAGAAAAAAGAAATCCATTTAGAAATTTCAACAGGGAACCGTTTATTATCTGATGAAGAAAAAAAGGAAATTACAGAAAAAATTAAAAACAATAGTCAATTTGAAATAAAAAAAATCAACTCTGCTGTTATCACGTATGAAAATGCCTTAGCATGGCAACAAGCAGTAAGTTTACAAATGGAAATTCAAACAATCCGCAGCGGACAAGTTCTTCAAGCGCCCGGGGACATTCTTTTTGTGGGGAAAGTACACCCCGGTGGAGTGATTCGAGCAAATGGCAATATTTTTATAATCGGAGAATTACACGGCATTGCTCATGCTGGATTTGAAGGTGACGCAACAGCAGTGGTTGTGGCTGATTTCCATACAAACGCACAAGTACGAATAGCTGATAATATTCAAATTATTGAAAATCAATCTGCTGATAAAGAACAAATTAAAAAAAATGAATTTGCGTATATTAATGATTTACATATTTTGGATTTTGAATCTTTAGATCAGTTGAGAAAAATGCGTCCAAATTTAGGTAAAGTGACAGGGGGATTAAAATCATGGGTACAGCAATAG
- a CDS encoding rod shape-determining protein translates to MFKFGNKDIGIDLGTANTNVFVDGKGIVLRDPSVVAKDINTGEIVAVGEDARNMIGRTPGSIVAIRPMKNGVIADYDTTAAMMKYYIEKAIGKTTSKPYVMVCVPSGVTEVEKRAVIDATRMAGAKDAFILEEPFAAAVGAGLPVMDPTGSMVVDIGGGTTDVATIALGGIVSSRSIRLAGDSMDDGIIHYIRKKYNLLIGERTAEQIKIAIGCASAEKAPEYGSMDVRGRDLLTGLPQTIEVSAIDVAEAIKEVVDGIVSAVRETLEETPPEISADVIDHGIVLTGGGALLKNISDVIADETEVPVFVAADPLDCVALGTGESLKHMNLYKKKRMK, encoded by the coding sequence GTGTTTAAATTTGGAAATAAAGACATTGGTATTGATCTAGGAACAGCCAATACAAATGTTTTCGTTGATGGTAAAGGAATTGTTTTAAGAGATCCTTCAGTAGTTGCAAAAGATATCAATACTGGAGAAATTGTAGCAGTTGGTGAAGATGCCAGAAATATGATCGGGAGAACACCTGGTTCAATAGTCGCTATTCGCCCTATGAAAAACGGCGTAATTGCAGATTATGATACTACAGCTGCAATGATGAAATACTACATTGAAAAAGCTATTGGAAAAACAACATCTAAACCTTATGTCATGGTTTGTGTACCAAGTGGTGTAACTGAAGTGGAAAAACGCGCTGTAATTGATGCAACAAGAATGGCTGGAGCTAAAGATGCTTTTATTCTGGAAGAACCATTTGCTGCAGCTGTTGGAGCAGGTTTGCCGGTCATGGATCCTACAGGCAGTATGGTTGTCGATATTGGAGGCGGAACTACTGATGTAGCAACAATAGCACTTGGCGGGATAGTGAGCAGTCGTTCTATCCGTTTGGCTGGGGATAGCATGGATGATGGAATCATTCATTATATTCGTAAAAAATATAATTTATTGATTGGTGAACGTACAGCTGAACAAATCAAAATTGCTATTGGTTGTGCATCGGCAGAAAAAGCACCTGAATATGGCTCTATGGATGTTCGGGGACGCGATTTGTTAACTGGATTACCACAAACTATTGAAGTTTCAGCCATTGATGTAGCTGAAGCGATTAAAGAAGTTGTTGATGGGATCGTTAGCGCTGTGCGAGAAACATTAGAAGAAACACCGCCGGAAATTTCTGCAGATGTAATTGATCATGGAATTGTTTTGACAGGCGGAGGAGCTCTTTTGAAAAACATTAGTGATGTAATCGCTGATGAAACTGAAGTTCCCGTTTTCGTAGCAGCTGACCCACTAGATTGTGTAGCTTTAGGTACTGGTGAATCTTTAAAACATATGAATTTGTATAAAAAGAAAAGAATGAAATAA
- a CDS encoding cold-shock protein, whose protein sequence is MEQGTVKWFNAEKGFGFIEREDGDDVFVHFSAIQGEGFKTLEEGQAVTFDVEEGDRGLQATNVVKA, encoded by the coding sequence ATGGAACAAGGTACAGTAAAATGGTTTAATGCAGAAAAAGGGTTCGGTTTTATCGAACGCGAAGACGGCGACGATGTATTTGTGCATTTCTCAGCTATCCAAGGTGAAGGGTTTAAAACTTTGGAAGAAGGGCAAGCAGTAACTTTTGACGTTGAAGAAGGCGACCGCGGACTTCAAGCAACAAACGTTGTTAAAGCCTAA
- a CDS encoding ribosomal-processing cysteine protease Prp — protein MIQAFFRRNDKRAIVSFEVTGHAESGAYGTDIVCAAVSALTIGTANSLAALGGFTPLIEANDEVEGGYLYVELPIGINDEQENIAQILLESLCLSLNSIAEEYSDYVKLKQ, from the coding sequence ATGATTCAAGCATTTTTTAGACGTAACGATAAAAGGGCGATTGTTTCTTTTGAAGTTACTGGACATGCAGAGTCAGGAGCTTACGGAACAGACATTGTTTGTGCAGCTGTATCAGCTTTAACCATTGGAACTGCTAACAGCTTAGCTGCTTTAGGCGGTTTCACTCCTCTTATTGAAGCAAATGATGAGGTGGAAGGCGGTTACTTATATGTTGAACTGCCAATAGGAATAAATGATGAGCAGGAAAACATTGCACAGATTCTTTTGGAAAGTCTTTGCTTATCTTTAAATAGTATAGCAGAAGAATATTCTGATTATGTCAAGTTAAAGCAATGA
- a CDS encoding cold-shock protein, producing the protein MEQGTVKWFNAEKGFGFIEREDGDDVFVHFSAIQGDGFKSLEEGQTVTFDVEEGNRGPQAANVVKA; encoded by the coding sequence ATGGAACAAGGTACAGTAAAATGGTTTAATGCAGAAAAAGGTTTTGGTTTTATCGAACGCGAAGATGGCGATGATGTATTCGTACACTTCTCAGCTATCCAAGGAGACGGCTTCAAATCTTTAGAAGAAGGACAAACAGTAACTTTCGATGTTGAAGAAGGAAACCGTGGACCTCAAGCAGCAAACGTTGTTAAAGCTTAA
- a CDS encoding cold-shock protein: MEQGTVKWFNAEKGFGFIEREDGDDVFVHFSAIQGEGFKSLEEGQAVTFDVEEGNRGPQAANVVKA, encoded by the coding sequence ATGGAACAAGGTACAGTAAAATGGTTTAACGCAGAAAAAGGTTTTGGCTTTATCGAACGTGAAGACGGCGACGATGTATTCGTACATTTCTCAGCTATCCAAGGTGAAGGCTTTAAATCTTTAGAAGAAGGACAAGCAGTAACTTTCGACGTTGAAGAAGGAAACCGTGGACCTCAAGCAGCAAACGTTGTTAAAGCGTAA
- the mreC gene encoding rod shape-determining protein MreC — translation MHQFFSNKKLIILLVSVIVCLGLIAYSITEKSKLPIVQQFSNDITAITGRVLSKPTNAVVNFMESVDNLKNTYEENQLLKSKIDSLYETEVELSELKQDNQKMKEQLELQDTLSNYKKINGTVISRNPDNWINQIVVDRGSQSGIVVGLSVMADNGLIGRVIEVSPTSSKVQLITTLDQNNNRVAASVSSKDGFVHGIINGYDTKTNRLIMKQITTDVTIKKGDQVMTSGLGGVSPSSLLIGTIDEVKLDAHGLSQEAYVTPAADLNDIRYVTFIQRTAESGE, via the coding sequence TTGCATCAATTTTTTTCAAATAAAAAACTAATTATATTATTGGTGAGTGTTATCGTTTGTTTAGGGCTAATCGCCTATTCTATTACAGAAAAAAGCAAATTACCGATAGTACAGCAGTTTAGTAATGACATCACTGCTATTACAGGCCGCGTGTTGTCCAAACCAACCAATGCCGTAGTTAATTTTATGGAATCAGTAGATAATTTAAAAAATACGTATGAAGAAAATCAATTATTGAAATCAAAAATTGATAGTTTATACGAAACAGAAGTAGAGTTAAGTGAGTTAAAACAAGATAATCAAAAAATGAAAGAACAATTGGAATTGCAAGATACTCTTTCAAATTATAAGAAAATAAACGGTACAGTCATCAGTCGGAATCCAGATAATTGGATCAACCAAATTGTAGTGGATCGCGGGAGTCAAAGCGGCATAGTAGTCGGGTTATCTGTGATGGCAGATAATGGATTGATTGGAAGAGTGATAGAAGTAAGTCCAACAAGTTCAAAAGTTCAGCTGATAACGACACTTGACCAAAATAACAACCGAGTTGCCGCTTCAGTTTCTTCTAAAGATGGATTCGTTCATGGTATTATCAATGGATATGATACAAAAACGAATCGATTGATTATGAAACAAATAACTACTGATGTAACCATAAAAAAAGGAGATCAAGTAATGACTTCAGGACTAGGCGGAGTATCCCCAAGTTCATTGTTGATTGGAACGATCGATGAAGTTAAACTAGATGCTCATGGTTTATCACAAGAAGCTTATGTAACACCGGCAGCGGACTTAAATGATATTCGTTATGTGACTTTCATTCAACGAACAGCTGAGAGTGGTGAGTAA
- a CDS encoding amino acid ABC transporter ATP-binding protein yields the protein MVLNAVNISKEFNQVKVIEDFDFTIKAKEVVTLIGKSGTGKTTFMRLLNGLEETDQGSISIAGNYLCKSSTAGKAEYTTKKERAAYRKQIGMVFQDYQLFPNLMIIENCIEAPVGQKIMSKNEAIDKAESLFLQMGLADKKDVYPRTLSGGQQQRVAIARAMMLNPKILCFDEPTSALDRESASDIGKMMQKIAAAGTGILIVTHDKEFAKEFGTRVVSSDTFIHP from the coding sequence ATGGTATTAAATGCAGTAAATATTTCTAAGGAATTCAATCAGGTAAAAGTGATTGAAGACTTTGACTTTACAATAAAGGCAAAAGAAGTTGTGACTTTAATCGGGAAATCAGGTACAGGAAAAACTACTTTCATGCGGTTGTTGAATGGACTTGAAGAAACGGATCAAGGTTCCATTTCTATTGCCGGCAATTATTTATGCAAATCTTCTACTGCTGGCAAAGCGGAATATACGACTAAAAAAGAGAGAGCGGCTTATAGAAAACAAATTGGGATGGTTTTTCAAGATTATCAATTGTTTCCGAATTTAATGATTATAGAAAATTGTATAGAAGCACCTGTTGGACAAAAAATAATGTCAAAAAATGAAGCGATAGACAAAGCTGAATCTCTTTTTTTGCAAATGGGTTTAGCGGATAAAAAAGATGTTTATCCACGTACTCTATCAGGTGGACAGCAACAGCGTGTGGCCATTGCCCGGGCAATGATGTTAAACCCTAAAATTTTATGTTTCGATGAGCCAACTTCAGCTTTAGATCGTGAATCTGCTAGTGATATTGGGAAAATGATGCAGAAAATAGCTGCTGCAGGTACCGGTATTTTAATTGTGACACATGATAAAGAGTTTGCAAAAGAATTCGGGACACGTGTGGTTTCTTCAGATACTTTTATTCATCCTTGA
- a CDS encoding cold-shock protein — MEQGTVKWFNAEKGFGFIERDGGDDVFVHFSAIQGDGFKSLEEGQAVTFDVEEGNRGPQAANVVKA, encoded by the coding sequence ATGGAACAAGGTACAGTAAAATGGTTTAATGCAGAAAAAGGTTTTGGCTTTATCGAACGCGACGGTGGAGATGACGTATTCGTACACTTCTCAGCTATCCAAGGAGACGGCTTCAAATCTTTAGAAGAAGGACAAGCAGTAACTTTCGACGTTGAAGAAGGAAACCGTGGACCTCAAGCAGCAAACGTTGTTAAAGCTTAA
- the radC gene encoding RadC family protein, giving the protein MRERSTSLVKEVPVFSRPRERMEQYGEKALANHELLAILLRTGTKGTNVMALAMEILNTFEDLYFLKTASIEELMVVSGIGKIKAIEIRAAIELGMRIAQAPQIKIGQITSSRKAGEMLLGEMRDLQQEHVMVLYLNTKNEIIKKETTFIGGLNSSVAHPREIFKGAVRVSAARIIVGHNHPSGNPEPSEADILFTKRMFECGELIGIDLLDHLIIGQDRYISLKELGVF; this is encoded by the coding sequence ATGAGAGAGAGGTCAACAAGTCTAGTGAAAGAAGTTCCTGTTTTTTCAAGGCCTAGAGAAAGAATGGAACAATATGGTGAAAAAGCACTAGCAAACCATGAATTGCTAGCAATTTTATTGCGAACGGGAACAAAAGGTACCAATGTCATGGCACTTGCTATGGAAATCTTAAATACATTTGAAGATTTGTATTTTTTGAAAACAGCTTCTATAGAAGAGTTGATGGTTGTTTCTGGTATCGGGAAGATTAAAGCAATCGAAATAAGAGCTGCAATTGAATTGGGCATGCGGATTGCACAAGCTCCTCAAATTAAAATTGGACAAATAACTTCCAGTCGCAAAGCGGGAGAGATGCTGTTAGGAGAAATGCGGGACCTGCAGCAAGAGCATGTGATGGTGTTGTATTTGAATACTAAAAATGAAATCATTAAAAAAGAAACCACTTTTATAGGTGGGTTGAATTCATCGGTTGCGCACCCACGTGAAATTTTTAAAGGGGCAGTCCGCGTTTCGGCAGCTCGCATTATTGTAGGGCACAATCATCCTTCGGGTAATCCAGAACCTTCGGAAGCTGATATTTTATTTACTAAACGCATGTTTGAGTGTGGGGAATTAATCGGGATCGACTTATTGGATCATCTCATTATTGGACAAGATCGGTACATTAGTTTAAAAGAGTTAGGAGTCTTTTAG
- the rpmA gene encoding 50S ribosomal protein L27 → MLKMNLQFFAHKKGGGSTTNGRDSQSKRLGAKRADGQTVTGGSILYRQRGTKIYPGTNVGIGGDDTLFAKVDGVVRFERKGRDKKQVSVYPAAQ, encoded by the coding sequence ATGTTGAAAATGAATTTACAATTCTTTGCCCATAAAAAAGGGGGCGGATCTACTACTAACGGACGTGATTCTCAATCTAAACGTTTAGGTGCTAAACGTGCAGATGGTCAAACTGTTACTGGTGGTTCAATTTTATACCGTCAACGCGGTACAAAAATTTACCCAGGTACTAATGTGGGTATTGGTGGAGATGACACTTTATTTGCAAAAGTTGATGGCGTTGTTCGTTTCGAACGTAAAGGCCGCGACAAAAAACAAGTATCTGTTTATCCAGCTGCTCAATAA
- a CDS encoding amino acid ABC transporter substrate-binding protein translates to MKNKLIKTMIALGSMAMLATGCSSNTSQADNSDKIMEKGPLVVGLDDTFAPMGYSNSSGEIVGFDVDLAKEVGKRLGIAVEFQTIDWSMKETEINAGNIDVIWNGYTISEERKQKVAFSEPYLNNSQVIIVLKNSTIQKKADLKNKTLAAQQGSSAVDAIMSDKSNIVPSLKNGEIIQYPSNNDVFNDLKSGRSDAIVVDETLGRYYMKQNTDADYRVLDEDFGEEEYAVGFRKADVKLKEAVNETLAAIKKDGTYDKIYSNWFAE, encoded by the coding sequence ATGAAAAACAAATTGATTAAAACAATGATTGCATTGGGTTCAATGGCAATGTTGGCAACAGGATGCAGCAGCAATACATCTCAAGCAGATAATTCCGATAAGATTATGGAAAAAGGCCCGTTAGTTGTGGGATTGGATGATACCTTTGCTCCAATGGGATATAGCAATTCAAGCGGTGAAATTGTTGGGTTTGATGTCGATTTAGCCAAAGAAGTTGGCAAACGGTTAGGCATTGCCGTTGAATTTCAAACTATTGACTGGTCTATGAAAGAAACAGAGATAAATGCAGGGAATATTGATGTGATCTGGAATGGTTATACCATTTCAGAAGAACGTAAACAAAAAGTTGCTTTTAGTGAACCCTATTTAAATAATAGCCAAGTCATTATTGTTTTAAAAAATAGCACGATTCAAAAGAAAGCAGATTTAAAGAATAAAACGTTAGCTGCTCAACAAGGATCGAGTGCAGTGGATGCCATTATGTCAGATAAATCGAATATTGTACCGTCACTCAAAAATGGCGAGATTATTCAATATCCTTCTAATAATGATGTATTCAATGATTTGAAGTCTGGCAGAAGTGATGCGATCGTTGTAGACGAAACGCTTGGTCGTTATTATATGAAGCAGAATACCGATGCCGATTACCGAGTGCTGGATGAGGACTTTGGTGAGGAAGAATATGCAGTAGGTTTTCGAAAAGCAGATGTGAAATTGAAAGAGGCTGTGAACGAAACGTTAGCAGCTATCAAAAAAGATGGAACGTATGATAAGATTTATAGCAATTGGTTTGCAGAGTGA
- a CDS encoding class I SAM-dependent methyltransferase → MSQKEIESLFSTLDTSVQMLQKELGVSYLEGLSETGENILDGKKARRENNLPSEETAEALNTLYQDLPLAEMEPEEIRKSFQLALLKGAKEDKLQANHQMTPDAIGFVLAYLIETLMDPTLKTIRLLDPAVGTGNLLSTVYNGLSARNIEVVAEGIDNDDLLLVLALISTELQGQKIKLTHQDALTGLLVDPVDIVVSDLPVGFYPVDKQAKQFKTSSEKGHSFAHHLFIEQSIHYLKKGGYGVFLVPSQLFETEEAAALTKMIQEEAYLQGMLHLPKELFQTKNSRKSILLLQKKGNHAQQVKQVLLAQIPDFKNQPAMLHFMQEVETWNKKNK, encoded by the coding sequence TTGTCTCAAAAAGAGATTGAGAGTTTATTTTCAACATTAGATACCTCCGTTCAAATGCTACAGAAAGAACTAGGTGTTTCATATTTAGAAGGGCTTTCCGAAACAGGTGAAAACATCCTTGATGGAAAAAAAGCTCGACGAGAAAATAATCTGCCTTCTGAGGAAACAGCTGAGGCGTTGAATACATTATACCAAGATCTGCCATTAGCTGAAATGGAGCCAGAAGAGATTAGAAAAAGTTTTCAACTAGCTTTGTTAAAAGGTGCAAAAGAAGATAAGCTGCAAGCAAATCATCAAATGACACCGGATGCCATTGGTTTTGTTTTAGCTTATCTTATTGAGACCCTAATGGATCCAACTTTAAAAACGATTCGGTTACTTGATCCGGCAGTAGGAACAGGAAACTTATTATCGACCGTTTACAATGGATTAAGTGCTCGAAACATCGAAGTAGTCGCCGAAGGAATTGATAATGATGATTTGTTATTAGTGTTGGCTTTAATTAGTACAGAATTGCAAGGACAAAAGATTAAACTGACTCATCAAGATGCGCTTACTGGCTTGCTGGTGGATCCAGTAGATATTGTTGTGAGTGATTTGCCAGTTGGGTTCTACCCAGTAGATAAACAAGCCAAGCAATTTAAAACCAGTTCAGAAAAAGGTCATTCCTTTGCACATCACTTATTCATTGAACAAAGCATTCATTATTTAAAAAAAGGCGGTTACGGAGTCTTTTTAGTTCCTTCTCAGCTATTTGAAACAGAAGAGGCAGCTGCGTTGACTAAAATGATTCAAGAAGAAGCTTATCTTCAAGGTATGCTGCATTTACCAAAAGAATTATTTCAAACAAAAAACTCACGAAAATCCATTCTTTTGCTTCAGAAAAAAGGAAATCACGCCCAACAAGTGAAGCAAGTTTTACTTGCACAAATTCCTGATTTTAAAAATCAGCCAGCTATGCTCCATTTTATGCAGGAAGTTGAAACTTGGAATAAAAAAAATAAATAA
- the mreD gene encoding rod shape-determining protein MreD — MNEQWKVKVFAPLVIFIGFLIDGLLSGVFSVQLYGENGNIMTPRLVVLIFVLMSFYLPRNKMILYGIIFGLLYDSYYVGILGMYVAIFPIIVYITEKVKRVLHPNALTIGMMVVINLSIVETILYGFYKVLGFAEIDMTTFMASRLGPTLLLNLVFFILAFYPLKKIIIKILEN, encoded by the coding sequence ATGAACGAACAATGGAAAGTTAAAGTTTTTGCTCCGCTTGTAATTTTTATTGGTTTTTTAATAGATGGTCTTTTATCGGGAGTTTTTTCTGTCCAATTGTATGGAGAAAATGGGAATATAATGACGCCTAGACTAGTTGTTCTTATTTTTGTGTTAATGTCCTTTTATCTTCCAAGAAATAAAATGATTCTTTATGGAATTATTTTTGGTTTGCTCTATGACAGTTATTATGTAGGGATCTTAGGTATGTATGTCGCAATTTTTCCAATTATTGTATATATCACAGAAAAAGTAAAGCGAGTGTTGCATCCAAATGCGCTTACTATAGGGATGATGGTTGTGATCAATCTAAGCATTGTAGAAACAATTCTATATGGATTTTATAAAGTTTTGGGCTTTGCAGAGATAGATATGACTACTTTTATGGCCAGTCGTTTAGGGCCAACTTTATTGTTAAATCTCGTATTCTTTATATTGGCATTCTATCCTTTAAAAAAGATAATAATTAAAATATTAGAGAATTAA
- a CDS encoding amino acid ABC transporter permease, with product MPLGFLIACIRIYGPKWVTWIIQLYIYIMRGTPLLLQLMVIFFGLPIIGITFDRFTAAILAFLLNYTAYYAEIFRGGILSIPIGQFEAIKVLGMGKFQGFKRIIIPQVFRIVLPSIGNEVISLVKDTSLVYILGLSELLRAGQIAANTYASLLPFAAVGIIYLLLTGIITVALNFIETKFDF from the coding sequence ATTCCCTTAGGGTTTCTGATAGCCTGTATTAGAATTTATGGCCCAAAATGGGTGACATGGATCATTCAGCTTTATATCTATATTATGCGCGGGACACCGCTATTGTTACAATTGATGGTTATTTTCTTCGGCCTTCCGATAATTGGGATAACTTTTGATCGTTTTACAGCAGCTATTTTAGCCTTTTTATTAAATTATACAGCTTATTATGCTGAGATTTTTAGAGGAGGAATTTTATCGATTCCTATCGGACAATTTGAAGCTATCAAGGTTTTGGGAATGGGAAAATTCCAAGGATTTAAACGAATTATTATTCCACAAGTTTTTCGGATCGTACTGCCTTCAATAGGAAATGAAGTCATTTCGCTTGTAAAAGACACGTCGCTTGTATACATCTTAGGGTTAAGTGAGTTGTTGAGAGCTGGGCAAATTGCAGCTAATACGTATGCTTCACTGCTCCCCTTTGCAGCAGTAGGCATCATTTATCTTCTGCTTACTGGCATCATTACAGTAGCTTTGAACTTTATTGAAACAAAATTCGATTTTTAA